A stretch of the Acidisarcina sp. genome encodes the following:
- a CDS encoding glycoside hydrolase family 3 C-terminal domain-containing protein: protein MGDCNPQAAATGVVSSLGLAASFDVAQARAYGDLVGREAINVGVHEVEGPGMDMSRVQQGGRNFEYLGEDPILAGTLAIPYIRAMQKHGIIGMSKHYVANDQETNRFTSNEIISDRVLHEINLLPFEMSVKDGDVASIMCAYPLVNGTYNCESAPLMNDVLRNQWGFKGYVQSDFFAAHSTAPSMLAGMDLEMPSGNYYTSSNINAALAANAITIANIDTALNRRYAQMFRMGQFDRPITLTPIDAAGDGLIARKIAEDSVVLLKNANRLLPLSTKNLRKIALIGQSTYTSAVVNGGGGSSRVLPLYTVTPLQGLQNVLTQLGSTATVTMLIAAPDGSNNAAAASLAASSDIAIVMAGVVTSEGKDRPSLSLPDNQDALIASVATANPEHTVLVLKDGDAVLMPWVNQVPAILEAWYPGQEDGNVVADLLFGITNPSGRLPITYPMNASDVPTSTPEQFPGILVGGVPTITYSEGLNNGYRWYESQGITPLFPFGYGLSYTDFRISDLAVSRKVTDGTKPIKMEFSVRNIGNVRGAVVPQVYLGMPTSAAEPPKRLVAFKKVTLDPGEIKEVQVCIDPNATSHPLGYWESLTQNWVIADGAYKIYVANSSADTVLSDSIVVRKKTNSQENTGSDDKSDAAGESCHDQQPD from the coding sequence ATGGGTGATTGCAACCCACAGGCGGCAGCGACAGGTGTTGTCTCCTCGCTGGGGCTTGCAGCCTCGTTCGATGTAGCTCAGGCGCGGGCATATGGCGACCTGGTCGGACGAGAGGCTATCAATGTAGGAGTGCACGAGGTGGAAGGTCCTGGGATGGACATGTCGCGCGTGCAGCAGGGTGGACGCAACTTTGAATATCTTGGTGAAGATCCGATACTCGCCGGAACGCTGGCCATCCCGTACATCCGTGCGATGCAGAAGCATGGAATTATAGGCATGTCGAAGCACTACGTTGCTAACGATCAGGAAACCAATCGGTTCACCTCCAACGAGATCATCTCTGACCGGGTTCTACATGAGATCAACTTATTGCCCTTCGAAATGTCGGTCAAGGATGGCGATGTTGCCTCAATCATGTGCGCGTATCCCCTGGTTAATGGGACCTACAACTGCGAGAGTGCGCCACTGATGAACGATGTGCTGCGCAATCAGTGGGGTTTCAAGGGCTATGTGCAGTCGGACTTCTTCGCGGCTCACAGTACGGCGCCGTCGATGCTGGCTGGGATGGACCTTGAAATGCCATCTGGAAATTACTACACCAGCAGCAACATCAATGCCGCGCTTGCCGCAAATGCCATCACCATTGCGAATATCGATACAGCACTCAACCGGCGATATGCCCAGATGTTCCGGATGGGTCAGTTTGACCGGCCCATTACGCTGACTCCGATCGACGCTGCTGGGGATGGCCTGATCGCACGAAAGATTGCAGAAGACAGTGTCGTCCTGCTCAAGAACGCCAACCGACTGCTTCCGTTAAGTACAAAGAATCTTCGCAAGATCGCGTTAATCGGGCAGTCCACTTACACCAGTGCCGTGGTCAATGGGGGCGGTGGAAGTTCTCGGGTGCTCCCGTTGTACACCGTGACGCCACTTCAGGGTCTCCAAAATGTGTTGACTCAACTCGGTTCGACCGCAACGGTAACGATGCTGATTGCCGCCCCCGATGGTAGCAATAATGCTGCCGCGGCTTCGTTGGCCGCATCCTCCGACATAGCGATTGTCATGGCGGGTGTTGTGACATCGGAAGGTAAGGATAGGCCGAGCCTCTCGCTTCCCGATAACCAGGATGCGCTGATTGCTTCTGTTGCCACAGCCAATCCAGAGCATACAGTTCTTGTATTGAAGGACGGCGATGCTGTGCTTATGCCTTGGGTCAATCAGGTTCCAGCTATACTCGAGGCATGGTATCCGGGACAGGAGGATGGCAATGTCGTCGCCGATCTTCTATTCGGAATTACAAATCCCTCGGGTAGATTGCCTATCACCTATCCGATGAATGCGAGTGATGTGCCCACAAGTACACCGGAGCAGTTTCCTGGAATCCTCGTGGGTGGTGTCCCAACGATCACCTACTCCGAGGGACTAAATAACGGCTATCGCTGGTATGAATCGCAGGGAATTACGCCACTGTTTCCCTTTGGCTATGGCCTTTCGTATACGGACTTCAGAATCTCTGATCTCGCTGTGAGCCGAAAGGTAACGGACGGAACCAAGCCAATCAAAATGGAATTTTCTGTCCGCAATATTGGTAACGTCAGAGGCGCCGTGGTGCCGCAGGTTTATCTCGGCATGCCTACGTCCGCTGCCGAACCACCAAAGCGTCTTGTCGCTTTCAAAAAAGTAACCCTTGATCCAGGCGAAATAAAGGAGGTGCAGGTCTGCATCGATCCCAATGCGACGAGCCATCCGCTTGGGTATTGGGAGAGTCTGACGCAGAACTGGGTGATTGCTGACGGCGCCTACAAAATATACGTCGCTAACTCGTCAGCGGACACCGTCCTCTCCGATTCAATCGTCGTTCGTAAGAAGACCAACAGCCAGGAGAATACCGGAAGCGACGATAAGAGCGATGCGGCAGGCGAGTCCTGCCACGATCAGCAGCCAGACTAA
- a CDS encoding GDCCVxC domain-containing (seleno)protein — protein sequence MNGIVLESVLTCPHCGIAKRETMPTDACQFYYECDNCKTVLRPNPGDCCVFCSFGSVKCPPMQQQS from the coding sequence ATGAACGGGATTGTTCTGGAATCTGTGCTTACTTGCCCACATTGCGGCATCGCTAAGCGAGAAACGATGCCCACCGACGCCTGCCAGTTCTACTATGAGTGTGATAATTGCAAGACGGTGCTACGTCCCAATCCGGGAGATTGCTGTGTCTTCTGCTCCTTTGGCTCGGTAAAATGTCCCCCAATGCAGCAGCAGAGTTGA
- the merP gene encoding mercury resistance system periplasmic binding protein MerP yields the protein MRKLLIAALAMFSQIAMAATPKTVTLDVKNMTCEVCPITVKKSIEKIPGVSAVKVDFGTKTATVTYDPDKTKPEALTRATTNAGYPSTVRR from the coding sequence ATGCGCAAACTACTGATTGCCGCACTTGCTATGTTTTCTCAAATAGCAATGGCGGCTACACCTAAAACGGTTACCCTGGACGTCAAGAACATGACGTGTGAGGTTTGTCCCATTACGGTTAAGAAGTCGATCGAGAAGATCCCCGGTGTAAGCGCTGTGAAGGTGGATTTTGGCACAAAGACAGCTACCGTAACCTACGATCCGGACAAGACCAAGCCCGAGGCACTGACTCGCGCAACCACAAACGCAGGCTATCCCTCCACGGTAAGGAGGTAA
- a CDS encoding zf-HC2 domain-containing protein: MVSCKTIIAHLSEYLDGNASDEMRQKIERHLRGCRRCSAVYDSTRKMLVITGDERVFELPEGYGERLHGFLKTMLSNSEAQ; this comes from the coding sequence ATGGTTAGCTGCAAAACGATAATCGCGCATCTCTCCGAATACCTGGATGGAAACGCTTCGGACGAGATGCGACAAAAGATTGAAAGGCACCTGCGCGGTTGCCGCCGCTGCAGCGCGGTCTATGACAGCACGCGGAAGATGCTGGTGATTACAGGCGATGAGCGAGTCTTCGAGCTTCCAGAGGGATACGGAGAGCGGCTCCACGGCTTTTTGAAAACGATGCTCTCAAATTCCGAAGCACAATAG
- a CDS encoding sigma-70 family RNA polymerase sigma factor produces the protein MTQERKAKEAATAALIPRILAGEKDLFHDLIRPYERGFFLQAYSIVRNHDDAEESVQQAMMKIFCNLAQLMERDKFKQWAMRVIANEARMCRRKRRQYLYESIDQVATETSDEKPFSPKQFADWRDLPSDEVEKKEVREAIGRALAELPDIYREVFVLRDMQHLDVAETVEVLGIGESAVKTRLHRARLMLRESLSPIFAKPGISVWERWKGLNPWLAAKR, from the coding sequence ATGACGCAAGAGCGGAAGGCGAAAGAAGCGGCAACCGCCGCGTTGATCCCGCGAATCCTGGCGGGAGAGAAGGACCTCTTCCACGATCTGATTCGCCCGTACGAACGAGGCTTTTTCCTCCAGGCATATTCGATCGTTCGCAATCATGACGATGCTGAAGAATCCGTACAACAGGCAATGATGAAGATATTTTGCAACCTCGCACAGCTAATGGAACGCGATAAATTCAAGCAGTGGGCCATGCGGGTCATCGCAAACGAGGCAAGAATGTGCCGGCGAAAAAGGCGTCAGTACCTTTACGAGTCCATCGATCAGGTTGCGACGGAAACATCGGATGAAAAGCCCTTTTCCCCAAAGCAATTTGCGGACTGGCGCGACCTGCCAAGCGATGAGGTCGAAAAGAAAGAAGTGCGAGAGGCAATCGGCAGGGCGCTTGCGGAGCTACCCGATATCTACCGCGAGGTCTTTGTTCTTCGCGATATGCAGCACCTCGATGTCGCCGAAACTGTAGAAGTGCTGGGAATTGGCGAATCCGCCGTCAAGACTCGGTTACATCGTGCTCGCCTCATGCTGCGCGAGTCTCTCTCCCCAATTTTTGCGAAGCCTGGAATCTCGGTTTGGGAACGCTGGAAAGGATTGAACCCATGGTTAGCTGCAAAACGATAA
- a CDS encoding DUF302 domain-containing protein, translating to MNSLLRRTTLAAALFAAFAAAAFAQETRVSVPSNKSYEQTVETFKMAVSKGGMMVMSTVDQGNMLKMTGLSMKGTLFLVGNPNVGKQVFEKDPAAGLYLPLRVYIYQSTAGKTFLSYDKPSVMLKQFDNGTIDQTATMLDQKLDMLTHMVAQ from the coding sequence ATGAATAGCCTTCTACGCCGCACCACGCTTGCTGCTGCCCTATTCGCAGCTTTTGCCGCCGCGGCCTTCGCGCAAGAGACACGTGTGAGCGTCCCCAGCAACAAGTCCTACGAGCAAACTGTCGAGACCTTCAAGATGGCCGTTAGCAAAGGGGGCATGATGGTGATGAGCACCGTGGATCAGGGCAACATGCTCAAGATGACCGGCCTCAGTATGAAGGGGACCTTGTTTCTCGTAGGCAACCCCAATGTCGGCAAGCAGGTGTTTGAAAAGGATCCTGCCGCCGGCCTCTACCTTCCCCTCCGCGTATACATCTACCAGAGCACTGCCGGCAAAACTTTCCTTAGTTATGACAAACCATCGGTGATGCTGAAGCAGTTCGACAATGGAACCATCGATCAGACCGCAACCATGCTCGATCAAAAGCTCGATATGCTGACCCACATGGTCGCCCAGTAG
- a CDS encoding carboxypeptidase-like regulatory domain-containing protein: MRIPSLHRIFAIFAMLVLAAALIPASSAQETRSMIFGRVLDSSGAVVPSAQVTVVDNDTNFTTKLTANASGYYEAPLLMAGNYSVIVEAKGFRTETQAGISLPIATHQEVNVTLKVGDTAETVTVTASSTLIETDPLSSGYLIDSRSLHSLPVLNNNVTLLAKVAPGIQSNGGADGYSNPAFGYIGTSYSTGGNVGGNSFSIDGVPNNGNIRRVSSQPPSDAVSEFKVETSNFDTSVGHTSGASFSVSTKSGTNDFHGSLSEQHWRNEWNAANFFVKAQNRVSIAAAEAQGNTSLADSLRNKKLNPAGHSNNYTGTIGGPVRIPGLYNGKDKMFFFFSYSGLNDRVSANTVYWNRTVPTLKERDGDFSDLLQVDPVLYQLYDPLTTRPDPTRPGHVIRDPFPGNIIPKSRMINPVYNYYTRLMPNPNNAPTNTALAPTNNYLASRMPWKFDYKSMSGRVDYQLSSKNRFFVRTQYWSNNEANQDWLYETAPGYGGLVGNRLGISSGMDWVWTPSSSWLFDISTGFQRFTDGVLDQAQRKVEPSKVGLPSYIDQYAGGNYTAPLMRFAGYDSLSWNWMGKPARYDNIIGKVDGWRTLGMHTIRFGFDQYQLAKTNYGFNSGINTSGNFNFDNSFTSRDDDGNVPAGSLGHSWAAFLMGLPTSSSIATSPSVALRNAQYGWYVEDGWKVSPKLSVNIGLRMEYETGATVRHNQALGTFDPKLSVPIAADAQTAYAANPIPELPAAQFQVTGGTTYAGLNGAPRALWKNELMFLPRFAAAYSIDSRTVVRGGYGVYYDTLTVRDFSYGLPNQFGYSRTTTTTFSTDFGQTWASGDPKNGISPLTDPFPVRTDGSRFDVPVGNALGAAVTDGRGYSYIPYDLNRARQQRWRGGLERQFGNDILAEVAYVGSYSSDVYVNQDMEPLPQQYWATGNVRNSANASNLTKNVTNPFNINNFADLKTSNPVVYQDMSSNSFFKSKTIPKYRLLTKYPQIPGLSNSYSPLGRVKTNSIEARVSKRFSRGFNLDVAYTRMWGEAKDYFFNSFDATPSWRENTQTRPQRWTGTSVIELPWGKDRKFWNSGWRSKVFGGFQMAGTYEYQPGPMLSFPNAFYYGNLGDIRKGPQSIQKWFNTANFERSASKAPASFQARAFPLNVDGVRADSTNIWNGDLQRTFPVTEKANLMFRFDVLNLFNHTTFSGPSTSPTDSNFGRVTSVTGTPPRYLQIMAKLQF, translated from the coding sequence GTGAGAATTCCATCTTTGCATCGCATCTTCGCAATCTTCGCAATGCTGGTTCTGGCGGCAGCGCTTATCCCGGCATCGTCCGCGCAGGAGACCCGAAGCATGATCTTCGGCCGCGTCCTCGACTCTTCGGGCGCAGTTGTTCCGTCCGCGCAGGTTACCGTCGTTGACAACGATACTAACTTCACCACCAAGCTCACAGCCAATGCCTCCGGCTACTACGAGGCTCCGCTGCTCATGGCCGGTAACTACAGCGTCATTGTTGAGGCTAAAGGTTTCAGGACAGAGACACAAGCGGGCATCAGCCTTCCGATCGCTACGCATCAGGAGGTGAATGTAACTCTTAAGGTGGGCGATACGGCGGAGACCGTGACCGTGACCGCCAGTTCCACGCTCATCGAGACTGACCCGCTCTCCAGCGGATACCTCATCGACAGCCGGAGCCTGCACAGTCTTCCAGTCCTTAACAACAACGTGACTCTGCTGGCCAAGGTTGCGCCAGGAATTCAGAGCAACGGTGGAGCGGATGGATACAGCAATCCCGCCTTTGGATATATAGGAACGTCCTATTCGACCGGCGGCAATGTCGGCGGCAACTCCTTCTCGATCGATGGAGTTCCCAACAACGGCAATATTCGCCGCGTCTCTTCTCAGCCGCCATCCGATGCTGTATCCGAGTTCAAAGTCGAAACATCGAACTTCGATACTTCTGTGGGACACACTAGTGGAGCCAGCTTTTCGGTCAGCACCAAGTCCGGCACCAACGACTTCCATGGTTCGCTCAGCGAGCAGCACTGGAGGAACGAGTGGAACGCGGCCAACTTTTTTGTAAAGGCACAGAACCGGGTCTCCATTGCGGCCGCCGAAGCGCAAGGCAACACATCCCTGGCCGACAGTCTGAGGAACAAGAAGCTCAATCCAGCTGGACACTCCAACAACTACACGGGCACCATCGGCGGACCGGTCAGAATTCCCGGTCTCTATAACGGCAAAGACAAGATGTTCTTCTTCTTCAGCTACAGCGGGCTAAACGATCGCGTGTCGGCCAATACGGTGTATTGGAACCGCACAGTCCCGACACTCAAGGAGCGCGACGGCGACTTCTCCGATCTGCTGCAGGTGGACCCTGTCCTATATCAGCTCTACGATCCGCTTACAACGCGTCCCGATCCAACGCGTCCGGGCCACGTCATCCGCGATCCCTTTCCTGGGAACATCATTCCCAAGAGCCGCATGATCAATCCGGTCTATAACTACTACACCAGGCTGATGCCAAACCCGAACAACGCTCCTACCAACACAGCTCTGGCTCCCACAAACAATTACCTCGCCAGCAGAATGCCGTGGAAGTTCGACTATAAGAGCATGTCGGGCAGAGTGGACTATCAGCTCTCCAGCAAAAATCGTTTCTTCGTACGCACGCAGTACTGGTCAAATAACGAAGCCAACCAGGACTGGCTCTATGAGACAGCCCCAGGTTACGGAGGACTTGTCGGGAACCGGCTTGGCATTAGCTCAGGCATGGACTGGGTCTGGACGCCGAGCAGTAGCTGGCTCTTCGATATTTCCACCGGCTTCCAGCGTTTCACCGACGGTGTGCTCGATCAAGCACAGCGCAAGGTCGAGCCATCGAAGGTAGGACTGCCGTCTTACATCGATCAATATGCTGGCGGTAATTACACTGCGCCGCTGATGAGGTTCGCAGGTTATGACTCGCTCAGTTGGAACTGGATGGGTAAGCCTGCCCGGTACGACAACATCATCGGAAAGGTCGATGGTTGGCGTACTTTGGGGATGCACACGATCCGTTTCGGCTTTGATCAGTACCAGCTAGCCAAGACGAATTATGGATTCAACTCCGGGATCAACACCTCCGGCAACTTCAATTTTGATAACTCGTTCACCAGCAGGGACGACGACGGCAACGTGCCGGCCGGCTCTCTGGGCCATAGTTGGGCGGCATTCCTGATGGGGCTGCCGACCTCGTCTTCCATTGCTACCTCTCCCAGCGTTGCGCTGCGCAATGCACAATATGGCTGGTACGTCGAAGACGGATGGAAAGTGTCTCCGAAGTTGTCGGTGAACATCGGCCTACGCATGGAATATGAGACCGGAGCAACCGTGCGCCACAATCAGGCGCTTGGAACCTTTGATCCCAAACTAAGCGTGCCGATCGCCGCGGACGCGCAGACTGCCTATGCAGCAAACCCGATCCCGGAGCTCCCCGCAGCGCAGTTCCAGGTGACCGGAGGCACAACGTATGCCGGTCTCAATGGCGCTCCGCGGGCTTTGTGGAAGAACGAGCTGATGTTCCTTCCTCGCTTTGCAGCCGCATACTCCATCGACTCAAGGACGGTCGTGCGCGGAGGCTATGGTGTGTACTACGACACCCTGACCGTGCGTGACTTCAGCTATGGTCTCCCTAATCAGTTCGGCTATAGCCGTACAACAACCACAACATTCAGCACCGACTTTGGCCAGACCTGGGCCTCAGGCGATCCGAAGAACGGTATATCGCCGCTCACCGATCCCTTTCCTGTGCGCACGGATGGCAGTCGATTCGATGTTCCCGTTGGGAATGCACTCGGCGCGGCAGTAACGGATGGACGCGGCTACTCCTATATCCCGTATGACCTTAACCGTGCGCGGCAACAACGCTGGCGCGGCGGTCTTGAACGCCAGTTCGGGAACGACATTCTGGCTGAGGTAGCCTATGTCGGCTCTTACTCGAGCGATGTATATGTTAACCAGGATATGGAACCGTTGCCTCAGCAGTACTGGGCGACCGGCAATGTACGGAATTCGGCCAATGCCAGCAACCTTACTAAGAACGTCACGAATCCATTCAACATCAATAACTTTGCCGATCTGAAGACAAGCAATCCAGTGGTCTATCAGGATATGAGCAGCAACTCCTTCTTCAAAAGCAAGACCATTCCAAAGTATCGCTTGCTTACGAAATACCCGCAGATCCCCGGTCTCTCTAACTCCTACTCGCCGCTCGGCAGGGTGAAAACGAATTCGATCGAGGCGCGCGTTTCAAAGCGCTTCTCGCGCGGATTCAACCTGGACGTGGCTTACACCAGGATGTGGGGCGAGGCGAAGGATTACTTCTTCAACTCGTTCGACGCAACGCCGAGCTGGCGTGAGAATACACAGACGCGGCCGCAGCGCTGGACCGGAACCAGTGTCATTGAGCTACCGTGGGGCAAGGACAGGAAGTTCTGGAACAGCGGATGGCGAAGCAAGGTCTTTGGTGGATTCCAGATGGCCGGGACGTATGAGTATCAGCCTGGTCCTATGTTGAGCTTCCCGAACGCTTTCTATTACGGCAACCTCGGGGACATTCGTAAAGGCCCGCAAAGCATTCAGAAGTGGTTCAACACCGCAAACTTTGAGCGCTCTGCATCGAAAGCTCCAGCTTCGTTTCAGGCGCGAGCCTTCCCGCTCAACGTAGACGGGGTACGTGCAGACAGCACAAACATATGGAACGGAGACTTGCAGCGCACCTTCCCGGTTACGGAGAAGGCAAATCTGATGTTCCGCTTCGATGTGTTAAACCTGTTCAATCACACAACCTTTTCCGGGCCGAGCACGAGTCCGACAGACTCGAACTTTGGGAGAGTCACCAGCGTCACCGGAACTCCTCCCAGGTACCTGCAGATTATGGCGAAGCTTCAATTCTAA